From one Lemur catta isolate mLemCat1 chromosome 5, mLemCat1.pri, whole genome shotgun sequence genomic stretch:
- the SLC36A3 gene encoding proton-coupled amino acid transporter 3: MSLLGRDYSSELNSLDDGSKLLSESSSSTTSENVHPAEEAGLSMLQTLIHLLKCNIGTGLLGLPLAIKNAGLLVGPVSMLAIGVLTVHCMVILLNCAHHLSQKLQKTFVNYGEATMYSLESCPNTWLKTHSVWGRYTVSFLLIITQLGFCSVYFMFMADNLQQMVEEAHVTSNTCRPRKNLVLTPILDIRFYMVTILPFLVLLVFIQNLKVLSVFSTLANITTLGSMALIFEYIIQGIPYPRDLPLMANWKTFLLFFGTAIFTFEGVGMVLPLKNQMKYPQQFSSVLYLGMSLVISLYICLGTLGYMKFGSDTQASITLNLPNCWLYQSVKLMYSIGIFFTYALQFHVPAEIIIPFAISQVSENWTLFVDLSVRTGLVCLTCVSAILIPRLDLVISLVGSVSSSALALIIPPLLEIITFYSEDMSCVTIAKDIMISILGLLGCIFGTYQALYDLTKPINPSVANSTGVYA, encoded by the exons GATGCTGCAAACCTTGATCCACCTGCTGAAATGCAACATTGGCACAGGGCTCCTGGGGCTTCCCCTCGCCATAAAAAATGCTGGCTTGTTG GTCGGTCCTGTCAGCATGCTGGCCATTGGGGTCCTCACGGTGCACTGCATGGTCATCCTGCTGAACTGTGCTCACCACCTCAGTCAGAA ACTGCAAAAGACTTTTGTGAACTATGGAGAGGCCACGATGTACAGCCTTGAGTCCTGCCCAAACACCTGGCTGAAGACACACTCTGTGTGGGGGAG gtACACCGTCAGCTTCTTATTAATCATCACCCAGCTGGGCTTCTGcagtgtttattttatgtttatggcAGATAATTTACAACAG ATGGTGGAAGAAGCCCATGTGACCTCCAACACCTGCCGACCCAGGAAGAACCTGGTGCTGACTCCCATCCTGGACATCCGTTTCTACATGGTGACAATCCTGCCCTTCCTGGTCCTATTGGTATTCATCCAGAACCTCAAGGTGCTGTCTGTCTTCTCGACATTGGCCAACATCACCACCCTGGGGAGCATGGCTCTCATCTTTGAGTATATAATACAG GGGATTCCGTATCCCAGAGACCTACCTCTGATGGCAAACTGGAAGACCTTCTTGCTGTTCTTCGGCACAGCCATCTTCACGTTTGAAGGCGTCGGTATG GTTCTGCCTCTCAAAAACCAGATGAAGTACCCACAACAGTTCTCTTCTGTTCTGTACTTGGGGATGTCCCTTGTCATCAGCCTCTATATCTGCCTGGGGACACTGGGCTATATGAAGTTTGGATCGGATACCCAGGCCAGCATCACCCTCAACTTGCCCAACTGCTG GTTGTACCAGTCTGTCAAGCTGATGTACTCCATTGGCATCTTCTTCACCTATGCCCTCCAGTTCCACGTCCCGGCCGAGATCATCATCCCATTCGCCATCTCCCAGGTGTCAGAGAACTGGACACTGTTTGTAGACCTGTCTGTCCGCACAGGCTTGGTCTGTCTGACCT GTGTCTCAGCCATCCTCATCCCCCGCCTCGACCTGGTCATCTCCCTCGTGGGCTCCGTGAGCAGCAGCGCCCTGGCCCTCATCATCCCGCCCCTCCTGGAGATCATCACCTTTTATTCTGAGGACATGAGCTGTGTCACCATTGCCAAGGACATCATGATCAGCATCCTGGGCCTTTTGGGGTGTATATTCGGGACATACCAAGCCCTCTATGATTTGACCAAGCCCATCAACCCTTCCGTGGCCAACTCCACAGGTGTCTATGCATaa